One Mobula hypostoma unplaced genomic scaffold, sMobHyp1.1 scaffold_186, whole genome shotgun sequence genomic region harbors:
- the LOC134341477 gene encoding zinc finger protein 235-like — MADQRVYTGEWPFTCSDSGKGFTQSSDLRRHQQIHTGEKPFTCSVCGKRFTLSSTLLVHQRVHTGEKPFTCSECGKRFTQSSHLQSHQRVHTGEKPFTCSECGKGFAELFDLQTHQRVHTGEKPFTCSVCGKGFTQSSNLQSHQRVHTGEKPFTCSVCGKRFTRSSDLQSHQRVHTGEKPFTCSVCGKRFTRSSHLQSHQRVHTGEKPFTCSVCGRRFTRSCNLQSHQRLHTGEKPFPCSVCGNRFTRSSHLQIHQRVHTGEKPFTCSVCGKGFTQSSNLQSHQRVHTGEKPFTCLECGKGFTHSSALMVHQRVHTGEKPFTCSECGKEFTQSSTLQSHQRVHTGEKPFTCLECGKGFTQSSKLLAHQSVHNGEWPLL; from the coding sequence atggctgACCAGCGTGTTTACACCGGGgagtggccgttcacctgctcagactctgggaagggattcactcagtcatccgacCTACGGAGACACCAgcaaattcacactggggagaagccgttcacctgctcagtctgtgggaagagattcacacTGTCATCCACCCTactggtacatcagcgagttcacactggggagaagccgttcacctgctcagaatgtgggaagagattcactcagtcatcccacctacagagtcatcagcgagttcacactggggagaagccgttcacctgctcagaatgtgggaagggattcgctgAGTTATTCGACCTACAGactcatcagcgagttcacactggggagaagccgttcacctgctcagtctgtgggaagggatttactcagtcatccaacctacagagccatcagcgagttcacactggggagaagccattcacctgctcagtctgtgggaagagattcactcggtcatccgacctacagagtcatcagcgagttcacactggggagaagccatttacCTGCTCAgtatgtgggaagagattcactcggtcatcccacctacagagtcatcagcgagttcacactggggagaagccgttcacctgctcagtatGTGGGaggagattcactcggtcatgcaacctacagagtcatcagagacttcacactggggagaagccatttcCCTGCTCAGTATGTGGGAatagattcactcggtcatcccacctacagattcatcagcgagttcacactggggagaagccgttcacctgctcagtatgtgggaagggattcactcagtcatccaacctacagagtcatcagcgagttcacactggggagaaaccattcacctgcttagaatgtgggaagggattcactcactctTCTGCCCTaatggtacatcagcgagttcacactggggagaagccgttcacctgctcagaatgtgggaaggaattcactcaATCATCCACCctgcagagtcatcagcgagttcacactggggagaaaccattcacctgcttagaatgtgggaagggattcactcagtcatccaaactactggcacaccagtcagttcacaatgGGGAGTGGCCGTTGTTATGA